A single Nicotiana tabacum cultivar K326 chromosome 5, ASM71507v2, whole genome shotgun sequence DNA region contains:
- the LOC107771945 gene encoding F-box protein At5g03100-like, with protein sequence MEMQRKIMARGDRDRLSDLPDAILLYILSMLPEGKEVVRTSVLSQRWRFLWKSVAVSVNFGVLDYPYDERTKKKILAFVASINRELHYWRCCEKIKAFRVFPVKYKEYLVKDVDFWVHFATKVANVEEFTLKFCIINFPDYVYKFPQFAYKNTSLRNLVLGNCGLNPSGSVNWSSLVSLSIGHLKLTDSVMEKIISGCPKLESLELDNVLGIRCLVISSVKLRKLIILNDEINEYTQWHDENIPSLEIFAPYVQNLVLSGFLYDEISLQQSNVASLVTAVLNLNVDFVEFEDEEEKLEKECRYLKEFLLSVSHVENVELGPWCIKWLSILELKGWQSPPSSWKYLKLIAALEHLPGIYSILQSSSELETLVIDWANYETIDRLLSYTNEVQQSRSVETHNVNCSLLHLKTIKIINFHGPLSGNNLVLRLVKYLLKNATVLEKLVIVAKFEGSDAPQDYVKVEQEFLSFPRSSLHASVVFSYG encoded by the exons ATGGAAATGCAGAGGAAAATCATGGCGAGAGGAGATCGAGACCGACTCAGTGATTTGCCCGACGCTATTCTACTATACATCCTCTCTATGTTGCCGGAGGGAAAAGAAGTTGTGAGAACCAGCGTATTATCTCAGCGATGGCGGTTTCTTTGGAAGTCCGTTGCAGTGTCAGTCAATTTCGGCGTCCTCGATTACCCCTATGATGAAAGAACCAAAAAGAAAATTCTTGCTTTCGTAGCTTCAATCAATAGAGAGCTTCATTATTGGAGGTGCTGCGAGAAAATCAAAGCATTTAGGGTGTTTCCCGTTAAATACAAAGAGTATCTTGTTAAAGATGTGGATTTTTGGGTACATTTTGCAACTAAGGTTGCTAATGTTGAAGAGTTTACACTTAAATTTTGCATTATCAATTTTCCAGATTACGTGTATAAGTTTCCTCAGTTTGCGTATAAGAATACGTCGTTAAGGAATTTGGTTTTGGGCAACTGCGGGTTAAACCCTTCTGGTAGTGTGAACTGGAGCAGTCTCGTTTCTCTTTCAATTGGGCACCTGAAATTGACGGACAGTGTAATGGAAAAAATAATATCAGGTTGCCCTAAATTGGAGAGCTTGGAACTGGATAATGTTTTGGGCATTCGTTGTTTGGTAATCAGCTCGGTGAAGCTGAGAAAGTTGATcatattaaatgatgaaattaatgaaTATACCCAGTGGCACGATGAAAATATCCCTTCACTCGAGATATTTGCCCCGTATGTTCAAAATTTGGTACTTTCGGGGTTCTTATACGACGAGATAAGCTTGCAGCAGAGCAATGTGGCTTCACTTGTCACTGCAGTCCTTAATTTAAATGTTGATTTTGTTGAatttgaagatgaagaagagaaaTTGGAGAAGGAGTGTAGATATTTGAAGGAATTTCTTCTTAGCGTTTCCCATGTCGAGAATGTTGAATTGGGTCCCTGGTGCATCAAG TGGCTTTCCATACTGGAGCTGAAAGGGTGGCAATCTCCACCTTCAAGCTGGAAATACTTAAAACTTATCGCAGCCTTGGAACACTTGCCTGGAATTTACAGCATTCTACAGAGTTCATCGGAGCTTGAGACATTGGTCATTGACTGGGCCAATTACGAAACGATA GACCGGCTGCTAAGTTACACAAATGAGGTTCAACAGAGCAGGAGTGTTGAGACACATAATGTTAACTGCTCACTGCTACACCTAAAGACCATCAAGATCATTAACTTTCATGGACCACTAAGTGGAAATAATCTTGTACTTCGATTGGTCAAATATTTGCTCAAGAATGCAACAGTGCTAGAAAAATTGGTCATTGTTGCCAAATTCGAAGGGAGTGATGCGCCTCAGGATTATGTTAAAGTGGAACAGGAGTTCCTAAGCTTTCCAAGATCATCTTTGCATGCTTCAGTTGTCTTTTCTTATGGATGA